A window of Palaemon carinicauda isolate YSFRI2023 chromosome 27, ASM3689809v2, whole genome shotgun sequence contains these coding sequences:
- the LOC137620964 gene encoding uncharacterized protein, translating to MQIGHDSEIDVSSNEMILRELIVLKLPKEVEDFMFGLYKTMYFSVSQIKEGLQHLLNFIEHENKGNAHNGTPEVNKIRFQSPAKTSSPFKGSNTVGTYTTLSNYSCMYCKGKHRPFDCAIYSSLNARRERLKVLNRCIKCTKVQQFTECATILTMCPHCRNGKHHSFLCISSQGSVGTSNIGKSTVTSKDINSDKLKGDPVTSNQVMSIIHKQTSRQNYSVALPAAMVTVKSEDGQLISVRCLFDSGSQRFFIHKDLANKLSLRTVASVYMILNSFDGMGDSKDYEIVNPVVSLGNRKKRVNLIVVKDMPEQIIISGLCDTMRDFDRIGYHLADRDIKSDRIANIKIIIGSDFLGNYLSGMRQVNNADLLESPGGYLIYGLIPHRGTDHIHCNSALVARVSVELGESAPLLVDPRTISSAVVDETLPVHKLWDLDVVGIIPSQVSPSDVETISKYETTVLHRNGRYWVELPFKHNHPFLPTNYNVALGQM from the coding sequence ATGCAAATAGGTCATGATTCTGAGATTGATGTGTCGTCGAATGAGATGATATTGAGGGAACTTATTGTGTTAAAACTACCAAAAGAGGTAGAAGATTTTATGTTTGGTCTTTATAAAACCATGTACTTTAGTGTAAGTCAGATAAAGGAAGGTCTTCAACACTTATTAAATTTTATTGAACATGAAAATAAAGGGAACGCTCATAACGGAACACCAGAAGTCAATAAAATCCGTTTCCAGTCACCAGCAAAAACTTCATCTCCATTTAAGGGTTCAAATACTGTAGGTACTTACACTACACTTAGTAATTATTCTTGCATGTATTGTAAGGGAAAACATAGACCCTTTGACTGTGCGATTTATAGCTCTCTAAATGCTAGGAGGGAAAGGTTGAAGGTATTGAATCGATGTATTAAATGTACTAAGGTACAACAGTTTACTGAGTGTGCTACCATTCTCACTATGTGTCCTCATTGTAGAAATGGGAAACATCATTCTTTCCTTTGTATTAGTTCTCAAGGTTCAGTTGGTACTTCTAATATTGGTAAGTCTACAGTAACTAGTAAGGATATTAACAGTGATAAATTGAAGGGTGACCCTGTAACATCGAATCAAGTGATGTCTATAATTCATAAACAGACTTCTCGTCAAAACTATAGTGTAGCTCTTCCTGCTGCAATGGTAACAGTTAAATCAGAAGATGGTCAGTTAATCTCGGTCAGGTGCCTCTTTGATAGTGGAAGTCAACGTTTCTTTATTCATAAAGATTTGGCCAATAAGTTAAGCCTCAGAACAGTTGCTAGTGTATAtatgattttgaatagttttgatggTATGGGTGATTCTAAGGATTATGAAATTGTTAATCCTGTAGTTTCTTTGGGAAATAGGAAAAAGAGAGTAAACTTGATTGTTGTGAAAGATATGCCTGAACAGATAATAATTTCTGGCCTTTGTGACACGatgagagattttgataggatAGGTTATCATCTTGCAGATAGAGATATAAAATCAGATAGGATTGCCAATATAAAAATTATCATAGGTTCAGATTTCCTAGGAAATTATTTATCAGGTATGAGACAAGTGAATAATGCAGATTTACTTGAATCTCCAGGTGGCTATTTAATTTATGGCCTCATTCCACATAGAGGTACGGATCATATTCATTGTAATAGTGCCCTTGTTGCTAGAGTGAGTGTCGAGTTAGGAGAAAGTGCTCCATTGTTGGTTGATCCTCGCACAATAAGCTCTGCTGTGGTTGATGAAACTCTTCCTGTGCATAAATTGTGGGATCTTGATGTGGTTGGAATCATTCCTTCACAAGTTTCGCCAAGTGATGTAGAAACTATTTCAAAGTATGAAACTACTGTTTTGCATAGGAATGGAAGATACTGGGTGGAATTACCATTCAAGCATAATCATCCTTTTCTCCCAACTAATTATAATGTAGCATTAGGTCAAATGTAA